A window of Streptomyces marispadix contains these coding sequences:
- a CDS encoding effector-associated constant component EACC1, with protein sequence MDLQFRLPDAADDSELGQFHDWLLRERSLRTGAEISTIPAPPTADGMGLSMDAVELILNSGLQLASLAVAIVSYRKATEPRSGMTISRGDVEVRLSRGELEDVAAVLGALEHLRQAGDDESTHDDEDGEPGEGPGRQDRDEDREP encoded by the coding sequence ATGGACTTACAGTTCAGGCTGCCCGACGCGGCCGACGACTCCGAACTCGGGCAGTTCCACGACTGGCTGCTCCGCGAGCGCAGCCTTCGTACCGGCGCCGAGATCTCCACGATTCCCGCCCCGCCCACGGCGGACGGCATGGGCCTGTCCATGGACGCGGTGGAGCTGATCCTCAACTCGGGCCTCCAACTGGCCTCTCTCGCGGTCGCGATCGTCTCGTACCGCAAGGCGACCGAACCGAGGTCCGGCATGACGATCAGCCGCGGCGACGTAGAGGTCCGGCTGAGCCGCGGAGAACTCGAAGACGTCGCTGCCGTCCTCGGCGCTCTGGAACACCTGCGTCAGGCGGGAGACGACGAGAGCACCCACGACGACGAGGACGGCGAGCCCGGCGAGGGACCAGGCCGCCAAGACCGCGACGAGGACCGCGAACCGTGA